The sequence TAGGGGCCAGGTGAGGGACGGGGTCAGGGGCCTCTCACCAAAGTCGCTGCCGCAATAGTGGAGCAGCCGGTGGGCACGACCGCGGGTGTcggggcagggtgggcaggggtcTGCAGGGGCAGCGCAGTCAGGGACACAGGCTTTGCCTCCCAGCTCGTCCCCACCCAGGCGGTCCCCAGCTCACCTGGGGTGGGGATCGGGGTCCGTGGGGGGATAACAGTTGGGTCTGCGGGAGACTCAGGGGGCTGCGGTTCTACCTCCCGAGGCTGCGGCTGCCTCAGGAACCAGCCCAGGGCCTGAGCCTGTGCCTGGAAGGGGCCATAGCGCTCCCGGGGCAGCCAGAACTCGAACTCAATGCCGGGGTTGGGCTCCTGCAGGAGGACCTGGGGAGAGGGTGTCACACACTAGGGCGCCACCCTCCGACCTGATGGCCCGGCCTCCCCCCTCTGACCCTctacccctgcctcctccctctgaaCGCTGCTTCCCCCCAGATTCTttaaccccaccccccacacgcCCAGCCGCCCCCTCAGGCCCGCCCCCACCTGCAGGAGCAGGTCTTCGGAGGTGGGCCCGGCGGCGCGCAGTGTCTCCTCCGGCCCTGTGACGCGGCTGTAGACCACACGGGTGCCCGCTGCCTCGTAGGTCCCGGGCGGGCTGACCGCCCAGTTTCCGTTCAACACGTAGCGCCCGTCGCCCCCCATCAGCGCTGCAAGGGAAGGCTCAGCCCGGAGTCCCCGGAACCGGCCCCGCCCGCCTCCCGACCCTGTCGTCCCCCTCCCCGTCGGATTCGGGTGACCAGCGGGGCGCCTCCTCCCACGGACCCAGCGGTACCCAGGTGGTTCCGGCTCCGGTGGGCGGCGCGAATGTGTCTGGCGCCCTCAGGGATCAGGGTCACGTTCCAGTACCCAGCGAAGGCACCTGGGCGGGAGGGAAGGCGGGTGTTGGGAGCAGGTGGGGTGTATGTGGAGGATGATTTGAGGACGAAGTGAGATGCTGCGGTAGGAGCTTAGCCAAGGCCCCGGTACTCCGAAACCGCTTGCTAAAGGACTGGAGTTCCGATGGTTATCGCTTAAGTGTGGCAGCAAAAGAGTTAAAGCCCATCCGTTCTGGGAAGGGCGGGACAATCTACCAAAGACCAATCAGAATGATGAGCGAGGGAGGCTGGGCCTCAGCCTGCCCAATCAGCGCGGGACGTCTTAAAGGGCTCGCTCTGGTAGAGAGCGAGGACGGGGCGGGCGGTCACCGGCGTCCCGGAACACGCGCTGCACGAAGAGGCACGAGTCGTTGGTGCCGCCGCAGCGGCCGCATTGGTCTTCGCGGGTGTCCGAGCCCAGCAAACCGTCACAGCCGGCGGTCtaaaggggtggggaggacacGCGCGCCGTCAGACGGCCCCAGCCCCGGCCGTCGAGGGGGCGGGGCCCATAGAAGAGGGCGGGACCAAGAACTAAAAAGATGGAACCTGGGGGGGCGGGTCCTGGTGGGAGGAGGCTGTGGATGGAGTCTAGTGATACGTGGGGTAGGGGAGGGCGGGGACTTGGTACGGGCGGGGCCTAGGGTAGAGGGCCGGACCAGGAACTTACCGAATGGGGTTTGGGGGCGGGGCCTGTAGAGAAGAGGCGGGGTGGAATCTAGAGGGGGCGGGTCCTTGATGGGAAGTGGGCGGGTATGGGGCGGGGCCTGGAGTCCTTACAAGGCAGCGGCCAGCCACGCAGAGTCCCTGGGTGCCAGGGCTGCAGGCGGTACCGTCCAGCACGCGGCCGAAGCTGTGATAGAAGTCATGTCCCTCGGCCAGGCAGTTGAGGTCG is a genomic window of Hippopotamus amphibius kiboko isolate mHipAmp2 chromosome 15, mHipAmp2.hap2, whole genome shotgun sequence containing:
- the ADAMTSL5 gene encoding ADAMTS-like protein 5 isoform X1, whose translation is MGKLRLGEEQYLAPGHTGRPRPLWNLLLLLWTLLNCGLGGSAQGPGEWTPWASWSRCSSSCGRGLSVRSRRCIRLPREELCWGNTHEYRLCQLPDCPPGALPFRDLQCALYNGHPVLGTQKTYQWVPFYGAPNQCDLNCLAEGHDFYHSFGRVLDGTACSPGTQGLCVAGRCLTAGCDGLLGSDTREDQCGRCGGTNDSCLFVQRVFRDAGAFAGYWNVTLIPEGARHIRAAHRSRNHLALMGGDGRYVLNGNWAVSPPGTYEAAGTRVVYSRVTGPEETLRAAGPTSEDLLLQVLLQEPNPGIEFEFWLPRERYGPFQAQAQALGWFLRQPQPREVEPQPPESPADPTVIPPRTPIPTPDPCPPCPDTRGRAHRLLHYCGSDFVFRARVLGRVHQAQETRYEVRVQLIYKNRSPLRVLEYVWAPSRCPCPPMALHRDYLLAARRLISPDGTRDRLLLPHAGYARPWSPAEDSRVRLAARHCPL
- the ADAMTSL5 gene encoding ADAMTS-like protein 5 isoform X3, whose product is MGKLRLGEEQYLAPGHTGRPRPLWNLLLLLWTLLNCGLGGSAQGPGEWTPWASWSRCSSSCGRGLSVRSRRCIRLPREELCWGNTHEYRLCQLPDCPPGALPFRDLQCALYNGHPVLGTQKTYQWVPFYGAPNQCDLNCLAEGHDFYHSFGRVLDGTACSPGTQGLCVAGRCLTAGCDGLLGSDTREDQCGRCGGTNDSCLFVQRVFRDAGAFAGYWNVTLIPEGARHIRAAHRSRNHLALMGGDGRYVLNGNWAVSPPGTYEAAGTRVVYSRVTGPEETLRAAGPTSEDLLLQVLLQEPNPGIEFEFWLPRERYGPFQAQAQALGWFLRQPQPREVEPQPPESPADPTVIPPRTPIPTPDPCPPCPDTRGRAHRLLHYCGSDFVFRARVLGRVHQAQETRYEVRVQLIYKNRSPLRVLENEHSGPTGVRDWITARADLR